The following are encoded together in the Capsulimonas corticalis genome:
- a CDS encoding RICIN domain-containing protein, producing the protein MAALAALGAVALTIPAAPPASANSQGAILYQRGGGDNVGYGRSIQLQHSGAWNGTILSTFEHWHYGAGAQPCIIRQSTDEGRSWTTLANVFDPQGSDTIWQPALFEMPQQMGNYPAGTLVLVFDAVEPGNPNLSELKLFHSTDHGASWTYSNTFEVGRNDQHGVWEPALVMDGLGRLVCYFSDERQAPNYSQFLNAIPSTDGGDHWGAEFPVVYHQGSNVRPGMATVVKLPNGQYMLAYENGGDQGYTIWCKTSPDGINWGNVADYGSQISTPDGRYPTGSPQMVWDPLGGPNGTLVLDAQVGHVAGGGIGMENNQILYTSTNLGQGQWNWMPTPFWASAPNDPDATTNYSPNLMLSGDGRTVRVTTKSGDERTDASNAGVLPYYSPFVFGNDAGWMNYGGAWSVSGSAYHDSDNGGGNKAISGSTGWTNYTLSGDVQVNAGGQAGFLVRASNPGVGYDALNGYYVGLSTNGAVFSGRENGGWTPLASASVTGGVAANTWYHVTISAQGANFSVTVQPSGSGTVIGSLNFTDATFPSGAIGVRDFLTPASWRAISVTNAVDNGPLVNGHAYHLINMNSGLFLDNPNGTNVHGTYLQQFVDTFATAQQWTATNAGGNSWVFANVAGGLAIDDYNWSTTAGTLIDEWDNWGGAVQQWQVVPVSANTYRLISNVSGMNMEIQNASLAPGGAVGQFPNNGAACQYWYLQPL; encoded by the coding sequence ATGGCTGCGCTTGCCGCCCTAGGGGCGGTGGCGCTGACGATTCCGGCGGCGCCGCCAGCGTCGGCAAACTCTCAGGGCGCAATCCTGTACCAACGCGGGGGAGGGGATAATGTTGGATATGGTCGGTCGATACAATTGCAGCACAGTGGCGCGTGGAATGGGACGATCTTATCGACATTTGAGCACTGGCATTACGGCGCGGGGGCGCAGCCGTGCATTATTCGGCAAAGCACCGATGAAGGCCGGAGCTGGACGACGCTCGCCAATGTTTTTGACCCGCAAGGCTCCGACACCATCTGGCAGCCAGCGCTCTTTGAGATGCCCCAGCAGATGGGGAATTATCCTGCGGGGACCCTCGTGCTCGTGTTCGACGCCGTAGAGCCGGGGAATCCCAATCTTTCGGAATTGAAGCTATTCCATAGCACGGATCACGGCGCGAGCTGGACATACTCCAACACCTTTGAAGTCGGGCGCAACGATCAGCACGGCGTCTGGGAGCCGGCGCTCGTCATGGACGGCCTGGGACGGCTGGTTTGTTACTTCTCAGATGAGCGCCAGGCGCCCAACTACAGTCAGTTCCTCAACGCGATCCCCTCGACGGACGGCGGCGATCACTGGGGAGCCGAATTTCCGGTGGTCTACCATCAGGGATCGAATGTGCGGCCCGGCATGGCGACGGTGGTGAAGCTTCCGAACGGGCAGTATATGCTTGCCTACGAAAACGGCGGCGATCAAGGATATACGATCTGGTGCAAGACCTCGCCGGATGGGATCAACTGGGGGAATGTCGCCGATTATGGGTCGCAGATCAGCACTCCTGATGGGCGCTATCCCACCGGCAGCCCGCAGATGGTATGGGATCCGCTGGGCGGACCGAATGGGACGCTGGTGCTGGATGCGCAGGTCGGGCACGTTGCCGGCGGCGGAATCGGCATGGAGAACAATCAGATCCTCTACACGAGCACCAATCTGGGACAGGGACAGTGGAACTGGATGCCGACGCCGTTCTGGGCGAGCGCGCCGAACGATCCCGACGCCACCACGAATTACAGCCCCAATCTGATGCTTTCCGGCGATGGGCGCACAGTGCGCGTCACCACGAAGTCCGGCGACGAGCGTACGGACGCCAGCAATGCGGGCGTCCTGCCGTACTATTCGCCGTTTGTCTTCGGCAACGACGCGGGATGGATGAACTACGGCGGCGCGTGGTCCGTGTCGGGGAGCGCTTACCACGATTCCGATAATGGCGGCGGCAACAAGGCGATTTCGGGATCGACCGGCTGGACCAACTACACACTCAGCGGCGACGTTCAGGTCAACGCGGGCGGGCAGGCAGGCTTCCTTGTGCGCGCGTCCAATCCGGGAGTGGGTTACGACGCCTTGAACGGCTACTACGTTGGCTTGAGCACGAACGGCGCGGTGTTTTCGGGACGAGAGAACGGCGGCTGGACGCCGCTGGCGAGCGCTTCTGTCACCGGCGGCGTCGCCGCCAACACCTGGTATCACGTGACGATCTCCGCGCAGGGCGCCAACTTCTCCGTGACCGTGCAGCCCTCTGGCTCAGGAACGGTGATCGGATCGCTGAACTTCACCGACGCCACATTCCCCAGCGGCGCGATCGGCGTGCGGGATTTCCTTACCCCGGCCTCGTGGCGCGCCATCTCGGTGACGAACGCCGTGGACAACGGTCCATTGGTCAACGGTCACGCTTATCATCTGATCAACATGAACAGCGGCCTGTTTTTAGACAACCCCAACGGAACCAACGTCCACGGGACCTACTTACAGCAGTTCGTGGACACCTTCGCCACCGCGCAGCAATGGACCGCCACCAACGCCGGCGGCAATAGCTGGGTCTTCGCGAATGTCGCCGGCGGCCTCGCCATCGACGATTATAATTGGAGTACGACGGCGGGAACGCTGATCGACGAGTGGGACAACTGGGGCGGCGCCGTCCAGCAATGGCAAGTCGTTCCGGTCAGCGCGAACACCTATCGGCTCATCAGCAACGTGAGCGGCATGAACATGGAAATCCAGAACGCCAGCCTCGCCCCCGGCGGCGCGGTCGGCCAGTTCCCCAACAACGGCGCCGCCTGCCAATACTGGTACTTACAGCCGCTGTAA
- a CDS encoding M56 family metallopeptidase, giving the protein MIAFTHTLTAFAQSAIVVWLQSGVLLLLSLATLWGARRQSPVLRTLMGRCFLAGVAAVALAAPVISFLPPFWTVPLPSTPAISETQAAPPSPASYPIPTHSITIPLDASAASGPISPADQTPLIPLPLSPTSIVLETLALVWVIGGVLRMIWIALCQISLLRLRRGATAITSGPIRETLSALTPHPPQLYTHKSVASPFLAGALRPAIFLPQEFVQNSSATEQRAVLAHELAHLSRRDCAWNLAAHLLCVLLWPQPLLWILRRQIEHISEDACDLAVLEHDCPSREYANVLLTLAERRQPSLVQQTLSAGVVPFRSAVGRRIQRILSTSLQPAQALTRRLRLGVTAGVLTAAAFSVLLLGSGVDASHFEWAKQQGWSVRPVRVLQLEHPSPFQRPAPNVQIPDSDQALVKSIPFRETTYGKQGPPLSQRKQLEQILAQHPRFFYAEYLLGSWLQQHGDTRHGDELTTRALHDAPVIIGGRVEYEDGTPVAGLRIITGVTCYSTGHLRQQDATELNYSYITTDKDGCYYLPAYRGICSQVSRGYSPEELNTLTSSKLHSPATLQTPGPPTSGSISDDRGTRLQYGFVCESRVGVLPAAIVRPRVALHMPFKLQSSYSPSPVLFIGKRLEVRWDAYPRAATYQMIIMGWLQQFSKEGQFSSETGRAVSIPSLTEPTSDTHKTIDLAGANPPFDRRYLYSISVAAFDSHGEMLSQSDEYNFRPNAAFAPHSLTKEALAQVLAPDITITSMQIQGDKVTVEAMCAAEPHDVMEKLRESGASFGLQMQTFNMKSWPIAGQGQQLEIIYRPTQIASSSR; this is encoded by the coding sequence ATGATCGCCTTCACACACACGCTGACCGCTTTCGCCCAGAGCGCCATTGTCGTATGGCTGCAATCGGGCGTCCTGCTCCTTCTGTCTCTGGCGACGCTCTGGGGCGCGCGCCGACAGAGTCCCGTCCTACGAACGTTGATGGGGCGCTGCTTCCTGGCAGGCGTGGCGGCAGTCGCACTCGCCGCGCCGGTCATCAGTTTCCTGCCGCCATTCTGGACCGTGCCGCTCCCCTCAACTCCCGCCATAAGCGAAACACAGGCAGCGCCTCCATCGCCGGCTTCTTATCCCATTCCCACGCACTCCATCACGATCCCTCTGGACGCTTCGGCAGCATCGGGTCCGATTTCCCCTGCCGACCAGACTCCTCTCATCCCTTTGCCGCTCTCCCCAACGAGCATTGTTCTGGAAACCCTGGCCTTGGTCTGGGTGATCGGAGGCGTGCTGCGAATGATCTGGATCGCGCTCTGTCAGATATCTCTCCTGCGCCTACGCCGTGGGGCCACGGCAATCACCTCCGGGCCGATTAGGGAAACTCTCAGCGCGCTCACTCCGCATCCGCCCCAACTCTATACCCACAAGTCCGTCGCGAGCCCATTCCTCGCAGGCGCGCTGCGCCCCGCGATCTTTCTGCCGCAAGAATTCGTGCAGAACTCCAGCGCCACCGAGCAGCGCGCCGTGCTCGCGCACGAGCTGGCCCATCTCAGCCGGCGCGACTGCGCCTGGAATCTCGCCGCACATTTGCTCTGCGTTCTTCTCTGGCCACAGCCATTGCTCTGGATTCTGCGCCGCCAAATAGAGCATATCAGTGAAGACGCCTGCGATCTCGCCGTCTTGGAGCATGACTGCCCATCCCGTGAATACGCCAACGTCCTGCTGACCCTGGCCGAGCGGCGTCAGCCATCCCTCGTCCAGCAGACCCTTAGCGCGGGCGTCGTCCCCTTCCGATCCGCCGTCGGCCGACGCATCCAGCGCATTCTATCGACATCTTTACAGCCGGCCCAGGCGCTCACACGCCGGCTGCGCCTCGGCGTCACCGCCGGGGTCCTTACGGCAGCCGCGTTCAGCGTGCTTCTGCTGGGCTCCGGTGTGGACGCTTCCCATTTTGAGTGGGCCAAGCAGCAAGGCTGGTCGGTGCGGCCGGTCCGAGTCCTACAGCTTGAACATCCCTCGCCATTTCAGCGCCCCGCTCCAAACGTCCAGATTCCGGATTCGGATCAAGCGCTCGTAAAAAGCATTCCGTTCCGCGAAACGACGTACGGCAAACAAGGGCCGCCGCTTTCCCAAAGAAAACAGCTGGAGCAAATACTCGCCCAACATCCCCGCTTTTTCTATGCCGAATATCTTCTTGGCTCCTGGCTCCAGCAGCATGGAGATACCCGCCATGGCGATGAACTCACCACACGAGCGCTGCATGATGCGCCCGTCATCATAGGGGGACGGGTCGAATACGAGGACGGAACGCCTGTCGCAGGTCTGCGTATCATCACAGGCGTCACCTGTTACTCCACAGGTCACCTGCGACAGCAGGACGCCACGGAGCTCAATTATTCCTATATCACGACAGACAAGGATGGATGCTACTATCTTCCTGCCTATCGCGGAATCTGCAGCCAGGTATCGCGGGGATACAGTCCTGAGGAACTCAATACGCTGACATCTTCCAAGCTGCACTCCCCAGCGACGCTCCAAACGCCTGGGCCACCAACCTCAGGCTCCATTTCGGACGACCGAGGAACGCGACTGCAATACGGCTTCGTTTGCGAGAGCCGCGTCGGAGTGCTGCCGGCAGCGATCGTGCGGCCGCGCGTCGCCCTTCACATGCCGTTCAAACTTCAGTCGTCTTATTCTCCTTCCCCGGTGCTATTCATTGGCAAGCGTCTGGAAGTCCGCTGGGATGCTTACCCCCGCGCGGCAACCTATCAGATGATCATCATGGGATGGCTCCAACAGTTTTCTAAAGAGGGGCAGTTTTCTTCGGAGACCGGGCGAGCGGTTTCTATCCCTTCATTGACCGAGCCCACCTCGGACACTCATAAAACGATCGACCTTGCAGGCGCCAACCCACCATTCGACCGAAGGTATCTTTACAGCATCTCCGTCGCCGCCTTCGATTCTCATGGAGAGATGTTATCCCAGTCAGACGAATACAACTTCCGGCCAAATGCGGCTTTTGCTCCGCACTCTCTCACGAAAGAGGCGCTGGCCCAGGTGCTGGCTCCGGATATCACGATAACGTCCATGCAAATTCAGGGCGACAAAGTGACAGTGGAAGCCATGTGCGCTGCTGAGCCGCACGACGTCATGGAGAAACTTCGCGAAAGCGGCGCGAGCTTCGGCTTACAGATGCAGACTTTCAACATGAAGTCCTGGCCTATTGCCGGTCAGGGGCAGCAGTTGGAGATTATTTATCGGCCCACGCAAATCGCATCCAGCTCTCGTTAG
- a CDS encoding diguanylate cyclase, producing MRTSQRRKSGGGWGLALVMRTIAIVAFLLCGSGLAQAALPLAQYVESGFTTADGLPQSSIKSIYQTHEGYLWLATQEGLVRYDGERFTTFTTRGNPGLVSNNIHKVLEDADNNLWIHASFGVSLLRNGVFQDITPRVGDGSMNRVHNIFRGLDGRMYVHTDTRFYRWEQGRLVEIINFTDHSGITGWPEPEYEVTPSGDLYLSQMCRIYRVRGDQTSELEALSAGSSGSMAYSHGKIWVGGKGLYTITDDGKLIDVTPKEFASQSIGQIVAALDGDLWMQIGSDLCRLRPSETGVRTIGRYPVGAMNLYLSKDQSGNVWGWSQWQAKKTVVECGPNGPDFCATKSATPAEWRATPILRDREGVVWIGTRDGLQRRRPLLNHTLYSGVQLPGAEVNCVLVDHRGETWVGTTGAGLGRLDHDKWTPAAPSLLRQGTIDSMCEDGRGGLWVGVSGRLYHWDFASKVQDVTPQFALCLAKPATASLGVVRSIQQDGHGGVWVAGLDIFHYDGRNVKRFGLTDPAFGSGGFSICGDGADGVWVSGGLGVGHISGGTLQWFGADRGLPSVPIIDILREDDGALWMGTWGAGIVRYAHGKFRTINATDGLYADSIHKILKDPDGTLYINSSKGVFTVNDEEMRRYADGLGRTFICTPIGAADGVDAGAGAAATSPAGVRAPDGGYLFPGEHGLAHVIPQQASLVQQPLVIEDALLNGAPTPTNQSAAKSPGEGSAKFRFACLSYMHSGGFRYWYRLDGFDKNWTEAVDDHGVRYTNLPPGRYTFRVIVREGANPPIIGSAAFTFTLQPHFYEALWFRIVTGLLIICLPVAGMAMRSRRLRRANQILEAKVAERTRAVEQVHQELRAMHAEVVAKNEAMQNVQTEMEAQNEELVRAQILLEKQNARLETLATTDGLTGLTNHRTFQERLELEWRRAGRHGAPLAMILLDVDHFKQYNDVFGHPEGDVVLKTVAEVLRSQGRSTDTVARYGGEEFALILPETDQLAAFHMAERIREAIEKQEWPLRPITISLGVSAVRMDIYAPVDLVTRADAALYESKHRGRNRTTMSTSTKHQEAAR from the coding sequence ATGCGGACATCTCAGAGGCGAAAGTCCGGCGGCGGATGGGGATTGGCGCTCGTGATGCGAACCATCGCGATCGTTGCGTTCCTGCTCTGCGGCTCCGGCCTGGCGCAAGCCGCTCTTCCCCTCGCGCAGTATGTCGAATCGGGCTTCACCACGGCGGACGGACTGCCGCAGTCGTCAATCAAATCCATTTACCAGACCCACGAAGGCTACCTCTGGCTCGCCACGCAGGAAGGGCTCGTTCGCTATGACGGCGAACGCTTCACCACATTCACCACGCGCGGCAATCCCGGGCTTGTCAGCAACAACATCCACAAGGTCTTAGAGGACGCGGACAACAACCTCTGGATCCACGCCAGCTTCGGCGTCTCCCTCCTGCGCAACGGCGTTTTTCAAGATATCACGCCCCGGGTCGGCGACGGGAGCATGAACCGGGTCCATAACATCTTTCGGGGCCTGGATGGGCGGATGTATGTCCATACGGACACACGCTTTTACCGCTGGGAGCAAGGCCGTCTGGTTGAGATCATTAACTTCACCGACCATTCGGGAATCACCGGCTGGCCCGAGCCCGAATATGAAGTGACTCCCAGCGGCGACCTGTACCTTTCCCAGATGTGCCGCATTTACCGCGTCCGCGGCGATCAAACCAGCGAGCTGGAAGCGCTGTCCGCCGGCTCCTCCGGCTCCATGGCGTATTCCCATGGGAAAATCTGGGTTGGCGGCAAAGGCCTGTACACGATTACCGACGACGGAAAGCTGATAGACGTCACGCCGAAAGAGTTCGCCTCCCAATCGATCGGCCAGATCGTCGCCGCCCTCGACGGCGATCTTTGGATGCAGATCGGCTCCGACCTGTGCCGCCTGCGCCCATCGGAAACCGGCGTGCGGACCATCGGACGCTACCCCGTCGGCGCAATGAACCTGTATCTTTCCAAGGACCAATCCGGCAATGTTTGGGGCTGGTCACAGTGGCAAGCAAAAAAAACGGTCGTGGAGTGCGGCCCGAACGGCCCCGATTTCTGCGCGACTAAGAGCGCGACGCCGGCGGAGTGGCGCGCCACGCCGATCCTGCGGGACCGCGAGGGAGTGGTCTGGATCGGAACGCGCGACGGATTGCAGCGGCGGCGCCCATTGCTCAATCATACGCTGTATTCCGGCGTCCAGCTTCCAGGCGCCGAGGTCAACTGCGTGCTGGTCGACCATCGCGGCGAAACATGGGTGGGCACCACCGGCGCGGGATTGGGACGGCTCGATCACGACAAATGGACTCCGGCGGCGCCTTCGCTTCTGCGGCAGGGAACGATCGACTCGATGTGCGAAGACGGACGCGGCGGCCTCTGGGTAGGAGTTTCGGGCAGACTGTACCACTGGGACTTCGCCAGCAAGGTTCAGGACGTCACTCCGCAATTCGCGCTGTGCCTGGCGAAACCGGCGACAGCCTCCCTGGGCGTCGTCCGCTCCATCCAGCAGGATGGCCATGGGGGCGTCTGGGTGGCCGGCCTGGATATCTTCCATTATGACGGACGAAACGTCAAGCGTTTTGGACTGACGGACCCCGCCTTCGGCAGCGGCGGCTTCAGCATCTGCGGGGACGGCGCCGACGGCGTTTGGGTCTCCGGTGGCCTGGGCGTCGGCCATATTAGCGGCGGAACCCTGCAATGGTTCGGCGCGGATCGCGGCCTGCCCTCCGTACCCATCATCGATATCCTGCGGGAAGACGACGGCGCGCTCTGGATGGGAACGTGGGGCGCGGGCATTGTCCGCTACGCGCACGGCAAGTTCCGCACCATCAACGCCACGGACGGGCTGTACGCCGATTCGATCCACAAGATCCTCAAGGATCCCGACGGCACGCTTTACATCAACAGCAGCAAGGGCGTCTTCACGGTCAACGACGAGGAGATGCGCCGCTACGCGGACGGACTGGGCCGCACGTTCATCTGCACGCCCATCGGCGCGGCGGACGGCGTGGACGCCGGCGCGGGAGCGGCGGCGACCAGCCCCGCCGGCGTCCGCGCTCCCGACGGCGGCTATCTCTTCCCCGGCGAACACGGCCTGGCGCATGTCATTCCGCAGCAGGCGTCTCTCGTCCAGCAGCCTCTGGTGATCGAAGACGCGCTGCTGAACGGAGCGCCCACGCCGACCAATCAATCGGCCGCCAAGAGTCCGGGCGAAGGCTCGGCGAAGTTCCGCTTCGCCTGTCTTTCGTATATGCATTCGGGCGGATTCCGTTACTGGTACCGGCTGGACGGCTTCGACAAAAATTGGACCGAAGCCGTGGACGACCACGGGGTCCGCTATACAAATCTGCCGCCGGGGCGCTACACATTCCGCGTGATCGTGCGCGAAGGCGCCAACCCGCCGATTATCGGCTCGGCGGCGTTCACATTCACGCTGCAGCCGCACTTTTACGAAGCGCTCTGGTTCCGGATCGTGACGGGACTGCTGATCATCTGCCTGCCGGTGGCGGGCATGGCGATGCGCAGCCGCCGCCTGCGGCGCGCAAACCAGATCCTTGAGGCGAAAGTCGCCGAACGCACGCGGGCCGTGGAGCAAGTGCATCAAGAACTGCGCGCTATGCATGCGGAAGTCGTGGCGAAAAACGAGGCGATGCAGAACGTGCAGACGGAGATGGAGGCGCAAAACGAGGAGCTCGTTCGCGCCCAGATCCTGCTGGAAAAGCAAAACGCGCGCCTGGAAACGCTCGCCACCACCGATGGCCTGACGGGACTGACCAACCACCGCACCTTCCAGGAGCGTCTGGAGCTGGAGTGGCGACGCGCGGGACGCCACGGCGCCCCGCTGGCGATGATCCTGCTGGACGTCGATCACTTCAAGCAGTACAACGATGTCTTCGGGCACCCGGAAGGCGATGTCGTTCTGAAAACGGTCGCCGAAGTCCTTCGATCGCAGGGACGCTCGACGGATACAGTCGCCCGTTACGGCGGCGAAGAGTTCGCGCTCATCCTGCCCGAAACCGATCAGCTGGCCGCCTTCCATATGGCGGAGCGCATCCGGGAGGCGATCGAAAAGCAGGAGTGGCCGCTGCGGCCGATCACGATTAGCCTGGGCGTCTCCGCCGTGCGCATGGACATCTACGCCCCGGTCGATCTGGTGACGCGCGCCGACGCGGCGCTCTACGAATCCAAGCATCGCGGGCGCAACCGCACGACGATGTCCACCTCCACCAAACACCAGGAAGCCGCGCGCTAA
- a CDS encoding UDP-glucose dehydrogenase family protein: protein MNICVIGTGYVGLVTGVVFSDLGNDVVCVDKLSAKIDGLNKGVMPIYEPGLEEMVARNVADGRLQFSTDLEAAVTKAEVVFIAVGTPPREDGSTDLSYVEDAAKGVARALNSYKVIVNKSTVPVGTGDFVRQVIMTNRRRAVDFDVVSNPEFLREGSAITDTLVPDRIVIGAPNRVVAMRLLELYAPLERPMIITDVASAEMIKYASNAFLATKISFANAVANICEEAGADVTQVVKGMGLDSRIGAAFLSAGLGYGGSCFPKDTRSLLHTAQTFGYDFPLLKATIETNEEQPRRFIRKIHDALGGDDLKGLTVGVLGLAFKPNTDDMREAKSLDVITDLLACGATVKAYDPIAIENTRSVFPHITYGANAYEVAAGADALVVVTEWNEFKTLNFERLASIMNRRLILDGRNIYDPETVRRNGFEYHSIGRVTLAPVTLPSGAVKAAAPQKEAVPSV from the coding sequence ATGAATATTTGCGTCATCGGAACCGGATACGTCGGATTGGTTACGGGCGTCGTCTTTTCGGATCTGGGCAACGACGTGGTTTGCGTCGATAAACTCTCCGCGAAGATCGACGGTTTGAATAAGGGCGTGATGCCCATCTATGAGCCTGGTCTGGAAGAGATGGTCGCGCGAAACGTCGCCGACGGCCGCCTTCAATTCTCCACCGATCTGGAAGCCGCGGTCACCAAGGCGGAAGTGGTCTTTATCGCGGTCGGCACGCCGCCGCGCGAGGACGGGTCCACGGACCTTTCTTATGTCGAGGACGCCGCCAAGGGCGTCGCCCGCGCGCTGAACAGCTACAAAGTCATCGTCAACAAGAGCACCGTTCCCGTCGGCACCGGCGACTTCGTTCGTCAGGTCATCATGACCAACCGCCGCCGCGCCGTGGACTTCGATGTCGTCTCGAACCCCGAATTCCTGCGTGAAGGCTCGGCCATCACCGACACCCTCGTCCCGGACCGCATCGTCATCGGAGCCCCGAACCGCGTGGTCGCCATGCGGCTGCTGGAGCTTTACGCGCCGCTGGAGCGCCCGATGATCATCACCGACGTCGCAAGCGCCGAGATGATCAAGTACGCCTCCAACGCCTTCCTGGCCACCAAGATCTCCTTCGCCAACGCCGTCGCCAACATCTGCGAGGAAGCGGGCGCGGACGTCACCCAGGTCGTCAAGGGCATGGGACTCGACAGCCGCATCGGCGCCGCGTTCCTGTCCGCCGGCCTCGGATACGGAGGTTCGTGCTTCCCGAAGGACACCCGGTCCCTGCTGCACACCGCGCAGACCTTCGGCTACGACTTCCCGCTGCTGAAAGCCACGATCGAGACAAACGAAGAGCAGCCGCGCCGCTTCATCCGCAAGATCCACGACGCCCTCGGCGGCGACGATCTGAAGGGCCTGACGGTCGGCGTCCTCGGCCTCGCCTTCAAGCCGAACACGGACGATATGCGTGAAGCGAAGAGCCTCGACGTCATTACCGACCTGCTCGCCTGCGGCGCGACGGTGAAGGCGTACGATCCGATCGCCATCGAAAACACCCGTTCCGTTTTCCCGCACATCACCTACGGCGCGAACGCCTACGAAGTGGCGGCCGGCGCGGATGCGCTGGTGGTCGTGACGGAGTGGAATGAGTTCAAGACCTTGAACTTCGAGCGTCTCGCGAGCATCATGAATCGCCGTCTGATCCTGGATGGCCGCAACATCTACGATCCGGAGACGGTTCGCCGCAACGGTTTCGAGTATCACAGCATCGGCCGCGTCACCCTGGCGCCGGTCACGCTGCCGTCGGGCGCCGTCAAGGCCGCCGCTCCCCAGAAAGAAGCCGTTCCTTCCGTATGA
- a CDS encoding DUF1559 domain-containing protein — protein sequence MKHSRPTLRGFTLIELLVVIAIIAILAAILFPVFAKAREKARQTACISNTKQLGLAFVQYVQDNDEALPASGGGTDPAAPACTIVASPSWVLAEHILNTTSACPSNQLPVQNGALYPYVKSAQVYKCPSDSNADGDTISYTMNSRLSGMTDASVQAPSGCILLVDENTVTGLGHVLDNGNFAAPTTDLASGAPNWNDLPTNRHTDGAVFSFYDGHSKWMRPERLKSANFDPAANP from the coding sequence ATGAAACACAGCCGTCCAACGTTGCGAGGGTTTACGCTGATCGAGCTCCTCGTCGTCATAGCCATCATTGCGATTCTCGCCGCGATTTTGTTTCCGGTCTTCGCCAAAGCGCGGGAAAAGGCGCGGCAGACGGCGTGCATCAGCAACACCAAACAACTGGGGCTGGCGTTTGTCCAGTATGTTCAAGACAACGACGAGGCGCTGCCGGCGTCCGGTGGCGGCACGGACCCCGCCGCGCCGGCGTGTACGATCGTTGCCTCGCCAAGCTGGGTGCTGGCTGAGCATATCCTGAATACGACATCCGCCTGTCCGTCCAATCAACTACCTGTGCAAAACGGAGCGCTCTATCCCTATGTCAAGAGCGCGCAGGTGTACAAATGCCCGTCGGACTCGAACGCCGACGGCGATACGATCAGCTACACGATGAACTCCCGCCTGAGCGGAATGACCGACGCGTCCGTACAGGCTCCCTCGGGATGTATTCTTCTGGTGGATGAAAATACGGTCACGGGGCTGGGACACGTGCTGGACAACGGCAACTTCGCCGCGCCGACGACCGATCTTGCAAGCGGCGCCCCGAACTGGAACGATCTGCCGACTAACCGCCATACCGACGGCGCGGTGTTTTCGTTTTATGACGGGCATAGCAAGTGGATGCGGCCGGAGCGTCTAAAGTCGGCGAACTTTGACCCGGCGGCGAACCCGTAG
- a CDS encoding DUF6941 family protein encodes MDLNLAVVADAANVSGEGKLNILGIFEDLYAPTLPAVHPIMVLAVSMRAEMQEQGMKHMLEVKLIDADGHTVNYVGPLPFEAVIPPSARAINIPMIIHLTNLKFEKFGNYRFDLYLNGDLLKEVPLTLSQTRTS; translated from the coding sequence ATGGATCTCAATTTGGCGGTGGTCGCGGACGCGGCGAACGTTTCGGGGGAAGGCAAGCTCAATATTCTGGGGATCTTTGAGGACCTCTACGCCCCCACCCTGCCGGCGGTGCACCCGATTATGGTGCTGGCCGTCTCCATGCGCGCGGAGATGCAGGAGCAGGGGATGAAGCATATGCTGGAGGTGAAACTGATCGACGCCGACGGACACACCGTCAACTACGTCGGCCCGCTGCCATTCGAGGCCGTCATTCCCCCGTCCGCGCGGGCGATCAATATCCCGATGATCATCCATCTCACAAATTTGAAATTCGAGAAGTTTGGGAATTATCGCTTCGATCTCTATTTGAACGGCGACTTGCTGAAGGAAGTGCCGCTGACGCTGAGCCAGACGCGGACATCGTAA
- a CDS encoding GtrA family protein, producing the protein MIATQTPEPLHQRPGVRQFVKFGIVGASSSVINFGFFNLLYHKAGLPLVPALTIAFLLSVCNGFFWNRRWTFKETRHQPAHTQSMRFFAVNIVGWLLNTSIVVLLVAHFTSSGEGLLGDRSHFLQVLSDIVIGQGKAHYGFWLVNGALVAATGVVVFWNYFANRLWTFKQ; encoded by the coding sequence ATGATCGCCACCCAAACGCCGGAGCCGCTGCATCAGCGGCCCGGCGTTCGTCAGTTCGTCAAGTTCGGGATCGTCGGCGCCAGCAGCTCGGTGATCAACTTCGGGTTCTTCAACCTGCTTTATCATAAGGCGGGACTTCCGCTCGTGCCCGCCCTCACGATCGCCTTTCTCCTATCCGTCTGCAACGGCTTCTTCTGGAACCGCCGCTGGACGTTCAAGGAGACACGGCATCAGCCCGCCCACACCCAATCCATGCGGTTCTTCGCCGTCAACATCGTCGGCTGGCTTCTCAACACCTCCATCGTCGTCCTGCTCGTCGCCCACTTCACCAGTTCCGGCGAAGGACTTCTTGGCGACCGCTCCCACTTCCTCCAGGTCCTCAGCGACATCGTCATCGGCCAGGGCAAAGCCCACTACGGCTTCTGGCTCGTCAACGGCGCCCTCGTCGCCGCCACCGGCGTCGTCGTCTTCTGGAACTACTTCGCCAACCGGCTGTGGACGTTTAAGCAGTAA